One stretch of Corynebacterium auriscanis DNA includes these proteins:
- a CDS encoding YoaK family protein: MLAYRPGERLLAMVFTFVAGFLDSVGFIFLGGVFLSFMSGNTTRSATAFVDGKPHLMGLAGSCIILFLVGVMLGALVRRLVTRSRGLTWAREYVLLLICALLVVASSLILLDAQRFGIAVVSVAIGAMNSIFERRGEVAIPLTYMTGTLVKMGQRFVDAFFDGSHVVWLAHLVLWTSLSIGAIAGALAFRWFEIGAVHFVTVIVVIATIVNARVRAIRRERGLPI, from the coding sequence ATGTTGGCATACCGGCCCGGGGAACGATTGCTGGCCATGGTGTTTACCTTTGTGGCTGGGTTTCTGGACTCGGTGGGATTCATCTTTTTGGGCGGGGTCTTCTTGTCCTTCATGTCAGGCAACACCACTCGCTCGGCCACGGCCTTCGTCGATGGAAAGCCTCACCTGATGGGGTTGGCTGGTTCCTGCATCATTTTGTTCCTGGTTGGTGTGATGTTGGGGGCTTTGGTTCGACGCCTCGTCACCCGCTCCCGCGGCCTCACTTGGGCGCGGGAATATGTCCTGCTGCTGATCTGCGCGCTACTTGTGGTGGCATCGTCGTTAATTTTGTTGGACGCACAACGGTTCGGCATTGCCGTGGTATCCGTAGCCATTGGCGCTATGAACAGCATTTTTGAGAGGCGCGGAGAAGTCGCCATTCCGCTGACGTACATGACCGGGACACTGGTTAAGATGGGGCAGCGTTTTGTGGATGCCTTTTTTGACGGCAGCCATGTGGTGTGGTTGGCCCACTTGGTTTTGTGGACGAGCTTGTCGATTGGCGCGATTGCGGGCGCGTTGGCGTTTCGTTGGTTCGAGATCGGCGCGGTGCATTTCGTCACGGTGATCGTAGTGATTGCCACCATCGTGAATGCCCGAGTGCGCGCGATTCGCCGCGAGCGGGGTTTGCCGATTTAG
- a CDS encoding RecB family exonuclease — MNTPEPTNTPEHSQRRSHLALSPSRASDYKQCPLLFRLRAIDRLPEPKTVAQVKGTLVHAVLEDLHGLPRGERTYPAAVKMLKPKWQQMVADDPELLDLVPEEQTYDYLIDCRSLVKGYFHMENPEGFDAHQCEQYVNMTLPNGVPVRGFIDRVDVAPTGEVRVVDYKTGKKPLPRYSETAKFQMLFYALVWWRMTGDIPAQLRLMYLKVADDMVLSPSPAELQYFERDLNVLWQAITRDVETGEFQPRQTKLCGWCHFQDICPEFGGTPPEYPRQLALQLLVR; from the coding sequence GTGAATACTCCCGAGCCGACGAATACGCCCGAACACTCCCAGCGACGTTCCCACCTAGCGCTATCCCCCAGTCGCGCCTCTGACTACAAACAGTGCCCGCTGCTGTTTCGCCTGCGTGCGATTGATCGGTTGCCGGAGCCCAAGACTGTCGCACAGGTCAAAGGCACGCTGGTGCACGCGGTCCTCGAGGACCTGCACGGTTTGCCTCGTGGGGAGCGGACGTATCCGGCTGCGGTCAAGATGTTGAAGCCCAAGTGGCAACAGATGGTTGCTGATGATCCGGAACTGCTGGATCTGGTCCCTGAAGAGCAAACATACGATTACCTCATTGATTGTCGCAGCCTGGTTAAGGGATATTTCCACATGGAGAATCCGGAGGGGTTCGATGCGCACCAGTGCGAACAGTACGTCAATATGACGTTGCCCAACGGGGTTCCCGTGCGTGGCTTCATTGACCGTGTGGACGTTGCTCCCACCGGCGAGGTCCGAGTGGTGGATTACAAGACGGGCAAAAAGCCCCTGCCTCGTTATTCGGAGACGGCGAAGTTCCAGATGCTGTTTTATGCATTGGTGTGGTGGCGCATGACTGGGGACATTCCGGCACAGCTGCGATTGATGTACTTGAAAGTGGCCGATGACATGGTACTTAGCCCCAGTCCTGCGGAACTGCAATACTTCGAACGCGACCTCAACGTCTTGTGGCAGGCCATTACGCGTGATGTGGAAACGGGCGAGTTCCAACCGCGCCAAACTAAGTTGTGCGGTTGGTGCCACTTTCAAGACATCTGCCCAGAATTCGGAGGCACTCCCCCTGAGTACCCGCGCCAGCTAGCGCTGCAGCTCCTAGTCCGTTAG
- the hisG gene encoding ATP phosphoribosyltransferase produces the protein MLRVAVPNKGSLSEAATEILKEAGYSTRGDSKALTVLDEQNRVEFYFLRPKDIAIYIASGHLDMGITGRDLAADTREEVEELMGLGFGASTFRYAAPADEEWDLDKLAGARIATSYPNLVRKDLSARGIEADVIRLDGAVEISIRLGVADAIADVVSTGRTLRLQGLKPFGDPLCVSEAVIVGRKGVEVTEEQRVLLRRMEGILHAKNYVMLDYNVSRDKLQAVADVTPGLSAPTVSPLANQDWVAVRAMVPRKDANPLMDELSALGAEAILASDIRIARI, from the coding sequence ATGCTCCGTGTTGCCGTTCCCAACAAAGGCTCGTTGTCCGAAGCCGCCACCGAGATCCTCAAGGAAGCTGGGTACTCTACCCGCGGTGATTCTAAAGCGTTGACCGTTTTGGACGAACAGAATCGGGTGGAGTTTTACTTCCTGCGCCCCAAGGACATCGCAATCTACATTGCGTCTGGCCACTTGGACATGGGCATTACCGGGCGCGACTTGGCCGCGGATACGCGCGAAGAGGTAGAGGAGCTCATGGGTCTGGGCTTCGGCGCTTCCACCTTCCGCTACGCAGCACCTGCCGACGAGGAATGGGATCTCGACAAGCTCGCGGGTGCGCGCATCGCCACCAGCTACCCGAACTTGGTTCGCAAGGATCTCTCCGCCCGCGGGATTGAGGCCGACGTCATCCGTTTGGACGGGGCAGTGGAAATCTCGATTCGCTTGGGAGTCGCCGATGCCATTGCCGACGTCGTTTCCACCGGTCGCACCCTGCGGCTGCAGGGCTTGAAGCCTTTCGGCGATCCACTGTGTGTTTCAGAGGCCGTCATCGTGGGCCGCAAGGGGGTAGAGGTCACGGAGGAGCAACGAGTGTTACTGCGCCGCATGGAGGGCATTTTGCACGCCAAGAACTACGTGATGCTGGATTACAACGTTTCGCGCGACAAGTTGCAGGCAGTTGCAGATGTCACCCCTGGTTTATCCGCGCCCACCGTGTCCCCGCTGGCCAACCAGGACTGGGTTGCAGTACGCGCAATGGTTCCACGAAAAGATGCCAACCCCTTGATGGACGAGTTGTCTGCACTAGGAGCGGAAGCAATCCTGGCCTCCGACATTCGCATCGCGCGTATCTAG
- the dop gene encoding depupylase/deamidase Dop encodes MPVRFTRSGQHIIGSETEYGIVAVDAPDVSPIVTSTQAVVAYAENSNQGINRRTRWDYENESPLRDIRGFDLRRYRSGAAPVLDPNALGAANVITSSGARFYVDHAHPEYSSPETTSAWDCVVWDKAGDVIMHQAAQASGQVADQPQLKIYKNNVDGKGASYGSHENYLYPRSVDIEQVQQALIPHFVTRQVYTGAGRVGLGATGEEPGFQISQRADYIETDISLETTLNRGIVNTRDEPHADAKKWRRLHVIINDANMSETAAYLKFGTTALVLKAVEYNVDFSDLRLLEPVADVQRVSRDLTCSEPLKFYGNVQRTAIETQREIRRRIIDGLNPHGLLDGPAAEDDRQVLDLWETILDALDSDPLSTSDRLDWTAKLALINGYRARGLEWGDPRLALVDLQYTDIDPDRGLYHALVKRGRMRTLVPAEAIDHAVTCPPADTRAWLRGHLVANYSSDVLAANWDSLVLDTPSDGRQATRVVLDDPRIFTAPETEGMFPCYSQRVMQSVDRGGVEVKNLLSGEDTAHNIAEVVAALQARYPDRVGGVG; translated from the coding sequence ATGCCCGTACGCTTTACTCGCTCTGGCCAGCACATCATTGGCAGCGAAACGGAATACGGCATCGTCGCCGTCGATGCCCCCGACGTAAGTCCCATAGTCACCAGTACCCAAGCCGTGGTGGCCTATGCAGAAAACAGCAACCAAGGCATCAACAGGCGCACGCGGTGGGACTACGAAAATGAATCCCCACTTCGCGATATCCGCGGCTTCGACCTGCGCCGATACCGATCGGGAGCAGCTCCCGTGTTGGACCCGAACGCGCTGGGTGCCGCCAACGTCATTACATCCTCCGGTGCCCGCTTCTACGTGGACCACGCGCACCCTGAGTATTCCTCTCCCGAAACAACCAGTGCGTGGGATTGCGTGGTCTGGGATAAAGCCGGCGATGTGATCATGCACCAGGCTGCGCAAGCCAGTGGCCAAGTCGCGGACCAGCCACAGCTGAAGATCTATAAAAACAATGTCGACGGCAAAGGGGCTTCCTACGGTAGCCACGAAAACTACCTGTATCCCCGCAGCGTGGATATCGAGCAGGTTCAGCAAGCACTAATCCCACACTTCGTCACCAGACAGGTTTACACGGGTGCCGGCCGTGTTGGCCTGGGGGCCACCGGGGAAGAACCGGGTTTCCAGATCTCACAGCGCGCCGATTACATCGAGACGGACATCAGCCTAGAAACCACGCTGAACCGCGGCATCGTCAACACGCGCGACGAACCCCACGCGGATGCCAAGAAGTGGCGCCGTTTGCACGTCATTATCAACGACGCCAACATGTCCGAAACCGCCGCCTACCTAAAGTTCGGAACCACCGCTCTAGTGCTTAAGGCTGTGGAGTACAACGTGGATTTTTCCGACCTCCGACTGTTGGAACCGGTGGCGGATGTACAGCGCGTATCGCGCGATCTGACATGCTCCGAGCCACTGAAGTTCTACGGCAATGTGCAGCGCACCGCGATTGAAACGCAACGCGAGATTCGTCGCCGAATCATTGACGGCTTGAATCCCCACGGTTTGCTGGATGGCCCTGCAGCCGAAGATGATCGCCAGGTATTGGACCTTTGGGAAACCATTCTGGATGCATTAGATAGCGACCCACTGAGCACCTCCGATCGGTTGGATTGGACGGCGAAGCTGGCGCTCATCAATGGGTACCGCGCACGTGGTCTGGAGTGGGGTGATCCCCGTTTGGCGCTCGTCGATCTGCAATACACCGACATTGATCCCGATCGCGGCTTGTACCACGCTTTAGTTAAACGCGGTCGCATGCGCACGCTGGTTCCAGCTGAGGCAATCGACCATGCCGTCACCTGCCCTCCGGCGGATACACGGGCGTGGCTGCGCGGGCACCTCGTAGCCAACTATTCCTCGGATGTACTAGCGGCCAACTGGGACAGCCTTGTCCTGGATACACCCAGTGACGGCCGCCAAGCCACCCGTGTGGTTTTGGATGATCCGAGGATCTTCACCGCCCCAGAAACCGAAGGCATGTTCCCGTGTTACAGCCAACGGGTGATGCAATCGGTTGACCGTGGGGGCGTCGAGGTAAAAAACCTACTGAGCGGCGAAGATACAGCACACAACATTGCCGAAGTGGTTGCCGCGTTGCAAGCGCGGTATCCGGATCGCGTTGGTGGAGTGGGGTAG
- a CDS encoding tRNA (adenine-N1)-methyltransferase: protein MAYSGKFTAGDRVQLTDAKRRHFTITLEEGASYFTHKGEIKHDDIIGQDEGTVVDSTAGGQYLCFRHLLVDHVLSMPRGAAVIYPKDAAQILVEGDIFPGATVLEAGAGSGAMSMWLLRAVGSTGKVISYEIREDHLEYAEKNVSEYMGGHPENWDLRLGDLKDVRKDDVGEVDRVLLDMLEPWEMLDTVKDILIPGGVFMTYVATVPQLMKVMEGIRETGCFTEPKAWESLVREWKVEGLATRPEHRMNAHTAFLILARRLADGVTAPRPQRRARR, encoded by the coding sequence ATGGCCTACTCGGGTAAGTTTACCGCCGGTGACCGCGTCCAGCTCACCGATGCCAAACGGCGCCACTTTACGATTACATTGGAAGAGGGGGCCAGTTACTTCACCCATAAGGGCGAAATCAAGCACGATGACATCATCGGCCAAGATGAAGGCACCGTGGTTGATTCCACCGCTGGCGGCCAATACCTGTGCTTCCGGCACTTGCTTGTCGACCACGTTCTTTCCATGCCACGCGGTGCTGCGGTGATCTACCCCAAGGATGCGGCACAAATCCTCGTGGAAGGCGATATTTTCCCCGGCGCAACGGTGCTGGAGGCCGGCGCTGGTTCCGGCGCCATGAGCATGTGGCTTCTGCGCGCCGTGGGCAGCACGGGCAAGGTGATTTCCTACGAAATCCGCGAGGATCATTTGGAATACGCTGAGAAGAACGTCTCGGAATACATGGGCGGGCACCCGGAGAACTGGGATCTGCGCCTAGGTGACCTCAAAGATGTACGCAAAGACGACGTGGGGGAAGTTGACCGCGTACTGCTGGACATGTTGGAGCCGTGGGAGATGCTGGACACGGTCAAGGACATCCTGATTCCCGGCGGTGTGTTCATGACGTATGTGGCGACCGTGCCGCAGTTGATGAAAGTCATGGAAGGCATTCGCGAAACGGGTTGTTTCACCGAGCCCAAGGCGTGGGAATCCCTTGTGCGTGAATGGAAGGTAGAGGGGTTGGCCACCCGTCCGGAGCACCGCATGAACGCGCACACTGCCTTTTTGATTCTGGCTCGTCGCTTAGCCGATGGTGTGACGGCCCCACGTCCACAGCGCCGCGCGCGACGCTAA
- the aspA gene encoding aspartate ammonia-lyase: MTDTPVPSASAPDAESGRVVTSTDIITQAETHSQLARSAENFRVEEDLLGKMDIPADAYYGIHTLRAVDNFQISRTTINMLPEFIRGMVMVKKATAIANREVGALQEEKAEAIIWACDQVLVEHRCMDQFPIDVFQGGAGTSVNMNTNEVIANLALEHLGHPKGSYDIINPNDDVNMSQSTNDAYPTGFRLGLHFAFDELIKHLDAVQRALDNKGREFARVLKMGRTQLQDAVPMSLGQEFHAFAANLAEEQLQLLRAQEHLREVNMGGTAIGTGVNTPPGYREAVVRALGEVTDLDISSARDLIEATSDCGAYVNAHGAVKRVAMKLSKICNDLRLLSSGPRAGLNEINLPPRQAGSSIMPAKVNPVIPEVVNQICFKVFGNDTTVTMASEAGQLQLNVMEPVIAQCVFESVRLLARACNSLRTLCVVGITANEDVCRSYVDNSIGIVTYLNPLIGHHNGDIIGKEAATTGKSVRELVLEKGLLDEETLENVLSAENLLNPKFQGKLYK, encoded by the coding sequence ATGACAGACACCCCTGTCCCATCCGCTTCCGCTCCGGACGCTGAATCGGGTCGCGTCGTAACCTCGACGGACATCATTACCCAGGCTGAAACACACTCCCAACTGGCCCGCTCCGCCGAAAACTTCCGTGTAGAGGAAGACCTGCTGGGAAAAATGGACATCCCGGCCGATGCGTACTACGGTATCCACACCCTGCGTGCGGTTGACAACTTCCAGATTTCCCGAACCACCATCAATATGTTGCCGGAGTTTATCCGCGGCATGGTCATGGTGAAGAAGGCCACCGCCATAGCTAACCGCGAAGTCGGAGCTCTGCAGGAGGAAAAGGCAGAAGCCATCATCTGGGCTTGCGACCAGGTGCTCGTTGAACACCGATGCATGGATCAATTCCCCATTGATGTATTCCAGGGTGGAGCCGGCACCAGTGTGAACATGAACACCAACGAGGTCATCGCCAACCTCGCTCTGGAGCATTTGGGCCATCCCAAGGGCAGCTACGACATCATCAACCCCAACGACGATGTCAACATGTCACAGTCCACCAACGATGCATACCCAACGGGCTTCCGCCTAGGTTTGCACTTCGCTTTTGACGAGCTAATTAAGCACCTCGACGCCGTACAGCGCGCCCTCGACAACAAGGGTCGCGAGTTTGCCCGTGTGTTGAAGATGGGCCGTACCCAGCTGCAGGACGCAGTCCCTATGAGCTTGGGGCAGGAATTCCACGCTTTTGCAGCCAACCTCGCCGAAGAGCAGCTGCAGCTGTTGCGAGCACAGGAGCACCTACGCGAAGTAAACATGGGCGGTACCGCTATTGGTACGGGCGTGAACACCCCTCCCGGCTACCGCGAGGCCGTGGTCCGTGCGTTGGGCGAGGTCACCGACCTAGACATTTCCTCCGCACGCGACCTAATCGAAGCCACCAGCGACTGCGGTGCGTACGTCAACGCCCACGGTGCCGTTAAGCGTGTGGCGATGAAACTATCTAAGATTTGTAACGACCTGCGCTTACTGTCGTCTGGCCCACGCGCTGGCCTCAACGAAATTAACCTGCCTCCACGTCAAGCGGGCTCGTCCATCATGCCGGCCAAGGTGAACCCGGTTATCCCAGAGGTTGTTAACCAGATCTGCTTCAAGGTCTTCGGTAACGACACCACCGTTACCATGGCCTCCGAAGCCGGCCAGTTGCAGCTCAACGTGATGGAACCTGTCATCGCACAGTGCGTGTTCGAATCCGTTCGACTGCTGGCACGCGCCTGCAATTCCCTGCGTACCCTGTGCGTGGTGGGTATCACGGCCAATGAGGACGTCTGCCGCAGCTACGTGGATAACTCCATTGGTATTGTGACCTACCTGAACCCACTGATCGGCCACCACAATGGTGACATCATCGGTAAGGAAGCCGCTACCACCGGCAAATCCGTACGAGAGCTGGTGCTGGAAAAGGGCTTGCTCGATGAAGAAACCCTGGAAAACGTCCTCAGCGCCGAGAACCTGCTGAACCCGAAGTTCCAGGGCAAGCTGTACAAGTAA
- a CDS encoding VOC family protein translates to MNHAEPSPVVPGVRPTGVPGWVHAHPHDAEAFRGFYSRLFGWQWDTVAGSVPGEQRFVAFSSRRPVASLSSGPQAPVASVGAAPARWSVCFISNDVRATAQRILAAGGSTVCQDSVTQDPTKLVAVEARDPKGGAFVVLNEASIPQPPAPAGPATVTWAELITSEVSTSAEFYERIFDLGDMGLDDADPGYKTLTKDDQSWAGVVAGHQRLGEHANPDVPQWLPWFGVVDLPQTVELAKTLGATVVVEPIEMMPGLGICVMAGVEGELFTLHEEDFGPGPDATAVTIEH, encoded by the coding sequence ATGAACCACGCTGAGCCCTCGCCAGTTGTACCGGGCGTGCGCCCAACTGGCGTTCCCGGGTGGGTGCACGCTCATCCGCACGATGCCGAAGCGTTTCGCGGATTCTATTCGCGGCTTTTCGGCTGGCAGTGGGATACCGTTGCCGGTTCCGTTCCTGGAGAACAGCGGTTTGTTGCCTTTTCTTCTCGACGCCCCGTCGCGAGCCTATCTAGTGGACCCCAGGCGCCGGTAGCCAGCGTGGGGGCCGCCCCCGCCCGCTGGTCAGTGTGCTTCATTTCCAACGATGTTCGGGCTACCGCGCAGCGAATTTTGGCCGCGGGTGGCTCCACGGTGTGTCAGGATTCCGTAACGCAGGATCCGACCAAGCTTGTGGCCGTGGAAGCCCGAGACCCCAAGGGTGGGGCGTTTGTGGTCCTCAACGAGGCATCGATACCGCAGCCCCCAGCGCCTGCGGGCCCAGCGACCGTAACATGGGCGGAATTGATCACCAGCGAAGTGTCCACCTCCGCGGAGTTCTATGAACGCATTTTCGACCTCGGTGACATGGGGTTAGATGATGCCGATCCTGGGTATAAAACGTTGACCAAGGACGACCAAAGTTGGGCTGGAGTGGTTGCTGGCCACCAGAGACTGGGGGAGCATGCGAACCCTGACGTGCCACAATGGCTGCCGTGGTTTGGTGTGGTGGACCTGCCCCAGACGGTTGAGTTGGCGAAGACTCTGGGGGCCACGGTTGTGGTCGAGCCAATTGAGATGATGCCCGGGCTGGGGATCTGCGTGATGGCCGGGGTTGAGGGCGAGTTATTCACGTTGCACGAGGAAGACTTCGGTCCCGGCCCCGATGCCACGGCGGTGACAATCGAGCACTAG
- the arc gene encoding proteasome ATPase, giving the protein MTEPQSHQSQPPETLRELQIANRALGARNQKLADMLRASRAKLEEMNGRLEKMSEPPSTYGTLLQLNPQGHTAEVFTANRRMRLPVSPLVNRATLQPGVMVRLGEGQVVVEATGAYDSGDIAQVVEIVGDDRLIVADKVGEESVVRAASALARDIAADEVSTGDSVIVDRRAGWAFEAVPRQEVSSLVLEEVPDVKYSDIGGLSAQIEQIQDAVELPFLHPEVYLQYGLRPPKGVLLYGPPGNGKTLIAKAVANSLAQHMTEGDSSYFLNVKGPELLNKFVGETERQIRQIFEQARRAASSGRPVIVFFDEMEALFRTRGTGVSSDMESTVVPQLLAELDGVEGVENVIVIGASNREELIDPAILRPGRLDVKIRVARPDQAAAVDILSKHLTAAIPFDAELVAEHGSANGAAAYLRERITSKLFERSDQHRYVTLHFADGGSRDLYWGDFVSGAMLANIVDRAKTAAIKEVLRNPHGTGGGMAAHHVDAAVEAEIAHNEDLPDTTNPAEWARIFGVSSRRVVDITVA; this is encoded by the coding sequence ATGACGGAGCCACAGTCCCACCAGTCCCAGCCGCCGGAGACTCTGCGGGAATTGCAGATCGCCAACCGCGCCCTCGGAGCGCGAAACCAAAAGCTGGCCGATATGCTCCGCGCCTCCCGCGCCAAACTGGAGGAAATGAATGGGCGGCTGGAAAAAATGTCCGAGCCCCCGAGCACCTATGGCACTTTGTTGCAGCTCAACCCGCAGGGGCACACAGCCGAGGTCTTTACCGCTAACCGCCGCATGCGGTTGCCGGTGAGCCCGTTGGTGAACCGCGCCACCTTACAACCGGGCGTGATGGTGCGCCTCGGGGAAGGCCAGGTGGTGGTGGAAGCAACAGGCGCCTACGACTCGGGTGACATTGCGCAGGTCGTAGAAATCGTGGGTGACGATCGTCTGATCGTGGCCGATAAGGTAGGGGAAGAAAGCGTAGTGAGGGCCGCGAGTGCCTTGGCGCGCGACATTGCCGCAGACGAAGTATCCACCGGGGACTCGGTCATTGTCGATCGGCGCGCCGGCTGGGCCTTCGAGGCGGTCCCACGCCAGGAAGTATCCAGCTTGGTGCTGGAAGAAGTCCCGGATGTGAAGTACTCGGATATCGGTGGTCTGAGCGCCCAGATCGAGCAAATCCAAGATGCCGTGGAACTGCCTTTCCTGCACCCGGAGGTCTACTTGCAATACGGCCTGCGCCCGCCAAAGGGAGTGCTGTTGTACGGCCCACCGGGTAACGGCAAGACCCTCATCGCCAAGGCCGTCGCAAATTCATTGGCGCAGCACATGACCGAAGGGGATTCCTCCTATTTCCTCAACGTCAAGGGCCCGGAGCTGTTGAACAAGTTCGTCGGCGAGACCGAACGCCAGATCCGCCAGATATTCGAGCAAGCCCGGCGCGCAGCTAGCTCGGGTCGCCCGGTCATCGTTTTCTTCGACGAGATGGAAGCCCTGTTCCGCACCCGCGGCACCGGCGTGTCCAGCGACATGGAATCCACGGTGGTGCCCCAGTTACTCGCGGAACTTGACGGTGTGGAGGGCGTGGAAAACGTCATCGTCATCGGCGCCTCCAACCGCGAGGAGCTCATTGACCCCGCGATTCTTCGCCCCGGTCGCCTAGACGTCAAGATCCGAGTCGCCCGTCCCGATCAGGCCGCCGCTGTTGACATCCTGTCCAAGCACTTAACGGCTGCCATTCCTTTTGACGCCGAGTTGGTGGCCGAACACGGCTCCGCCAATGGTGCCGCCGCGTATTTGCGGGAACGTATCACCTCAAAGCTGTTCGAACGCAGCGATCAGCACCGGTACGTCACCCTCCACTTCGCCGATGGTGGTTCCCGTGATCTGTATTGGGGAGATTTCGTGTCCGGCGCAATGCTGGCCAACATCGTCGACCGGGCGAAAACCGCCGCGATCAAGGAAGTTCTGCGCAATCCCCACGGCACCGGTGGCGGTATGGCCGCCCACCATGTCGATGCCGCCGTGGAGGCCGAAATTGCACACAATGAGGATCTACCAGATACCACCAACCCGGCAGAGTGGGCGCGCATATTTGGTGTGTCTTCCCGCCGCGTTGTGGATATCACCGTCGCTTAA
- the pafA gene encoding Pup--protein ligase, with the protein MTALVRRIMGVETEYGITNVMDSARRLGPDEISRQLFAPIVEEFRSSNIYTSNGSRLYLDVGAHPEIATAECDSLHQLIAYDRAGDVTVHDLAEKAETVLAERGVGGRVYLLKNNTDSMGNSYGCHENYLVSRDIPLKALGAQLLPFLVTRQLICGAGKISIPTKGAPNENFPAGYTMSQRADHVWEGVSSATTRSRPIINTRDEPHADSGKYRRLHVIVGDSNMSEITTALKVGTTLLVLEMIEAGEKLPDFEIANEIRSIREIARDFTGTEPVKLRSGATASPLDIQRALHEAASEWLTKRPEPDYSDEGWRGTPNEQMRPIVELWGKVLECFETGNFTPVSRDIDWVIKKTLLDRMAERGGLNITDPRLAQIDLTYHDIHPDRGIFNVLVKRGMANTLVDPAEIERARTLAPATTRAAIRGQFLKAVRRYDVPHTVDWMRLKINGEHAQEVVLPDPFANTNEDVNAMLGSLPDLAGNA; encoded by the coding sequence GTGACCGCACTTGTTCGCCGCATCATGGGTGTGGAGACTGAGTATGGCATCACGAACGTCATGGACTCAGCTCGGCGCCTAGGCCCCGATGAAATCTCCCGCCAACTATTTGCGCCGATCGTGGAGGAATTCCGATCCTCCAATATCTATACGTCCAACGGCTCCCGCTTGTATTTAGACGTGGGCGCGCACCCGGAAATCGCCACAGCAGAGTGCGATAGCTTACATCAGCTGATTGCCTACGACCGGGCTGGTGACGTTACGGTTCACGACTTAGCTGAGAAGGCAGAGACCGTGTTGGCCGAGCGGGGGGTTGGTGGTCGCGTGTACCTATTGAAGAACAACACAGACTCCATGGGAAACTCCTACGGCTGCCACGAGAATTACCTGGTGAGCCGCGATATTCCCCTGAAGGCCCTGGGGGCGCAGCTGTTGCCGTTCCTGGTGACCCGCCAATTGATCTGTGGCGCAGGAAAGATCTCTATCCCCACTAAGGGTGCCCCAAACGAGAATTTCCCCGCGGGGTACACCATGAGCCAGCGGGCAGACCATGTGTGGGAAGGCGTTAGTAGCGCCACCACCCGCTCGCGCCCCATCATCAACACCCGCGATGAACCCCATGCCGACAGCGGGAAATACCGCCGCCTGCACGTGATTGTGGGGGATTCCAACATGTCGGAGATCACCACCGCGCTCAAGGTGGGTACGACGTTGCTGGTGTTGGAAATGATTGAGGCAGGGGAGAAGCTGCCCGATTTTGAGATTGCCAATGAGATCCGCTCCATTCGAGAGATCGCGCGGGATTTCACCGGCACCGAACCCGTGAAGCTGCGTTCGGGGGCCACGGCTTCCCCCTTGGACATTCAGCGGGCGCTGCACGAGGCGGCGTCGGAATGGTTAACCAAACGACCAGAACCCGACTACAGCGACGAAGGTTGGCGCGGAACGCCGAACGAACAGATGCGGCCCATAGTCGAACTGTGGGGCAAGGTCTTGGAATGCTTTGAGACGGGCAACTTCACGCCTGTATCTCGCGATATTGACTGGGTGATTAAGAAGACCTTGCTGGACCGCATGGCAGAGCGCGGTGGACTGAATATTACGGATCCGAGGCTGGCGCAGATCGATCTGACGTATCACGATATTCACCCTGACCGAGGTATATTCAATGTGCTGGTCAAACGCGGCATGGCCAACACTTTGGTAGATCCCGCCGAGATCGAGCGCGCACGGACTTTGGCTCCCGCCACCACGCGAGCGGCCATCCGTGGGCAATTCCTCAAGGCCGTTCGCCGGTACGACGTGCCACACACCGTGGACTGGATGCGGTTGAAGATCAACGGCGAGCACGCCCAGGAGGTTGTGCTGCCCGATCCTTTCGCAAACACCAACGAGGATGTCAACGCGATGCTGGGCTCCTTGCCGGATCTTGCCGGCAACGCATAA
- a CDS encoding ubiquitin-like protein Pup yields the protein MAHGPGSAGGSSQVSGGGGRDDHDVNDDVMTGGGLENVQVSGTDDLLDEIDGLLENNAEEFVRSYVQKGGQ from the coding sequence ATGGCGCATGGTCCAGGTTCCGCAGGTGGTTCCAGCCAAGTCAGCGGCGGGGGTGGCCGCGATGATCACGATGTAAACGATGATGTAATGACTGGTGGCGGATTAGAGAACGTCCAGGTCAGTGGCACTGACGATCTGCTTGATGAGATCGATGGGCTGTTGGAAAACAACGCCGAAGAGTTCGTACGTTCCTACGTGCAAAAGGGTGGACAGTGA